A stretch of Prunus dulcis chromosome 6, ALMONDv2, whole genome shotgun sequence DNA encodes these proteins:
- the LOC117630791 gene encoding WRKY transcription factor WRKY24-like — protein MASSSGSLDTSANSHPTFTFSTHPFMTTSFSDLLASGTDEDPSTNTTARHVGHGGLADRIAERTGSGVPKFKSLPPPSLPISPPSVSPSSYFAIPAGLSPAELLDSPVLLSTSNILPSPTTGSFAAQAFWKANSGNNQQIVKQESKNYSDFSFQTQTRPLTSSSTMFQSSNSTIQTAQEQAWSNSYFQAQEPQKQDDFSSGKSTVKPEYGSVQSFSSGMATNIQNSSQANGGFQSEYSNYNHQQSQTLSRKSDDGFNWRKYGQKQVKGSENPRSYYKCTYPNCPTKKKVERSLDGQITEIVYKGNHNHPKPQNTRRSSSNSSHAIQGSNPNTNEIPDQSFANHGNSQMDSIGTPENSSISMGDDDFEQSSQKSKSGGGDEFDEDEPNAKRWKKEVDNEGISAPGSRTVREPRVVVQTTSDIDILDDGYRWRKYGQKVVKGNPNPRSYYKCTNPGCPVRKHVERASHDLRAVITTYEGKHNHDVPAARGSGSHASVNRALPNNNNINNNNNNVATAMRPVAHQTNNLRQQTSEGQQAPFTLEMLQSPGSFGFAGFDNSMASYMNQAQLNENMFSKTKEEPRDDAFFESLLC, from the exons ATGGCCTCCTCTTCTGGGAGCTTAGACACCTCTGCAAATTCACACCCAACCTTCACTTTCTCGACGCACCCGTTCATGACCACCTCCTTCTCTGATCTCTTAGCCTCTGGCACAGATGAAGACCCCAGCACCAACACCACAGCTCGACATGTTGGCCATGGCGGGCTAGCAGATCGAATAGCAGAACGTACTGGGTCTGGTGTGCCCAAATTCAagtctcttcctcctccttcgCTGCCCATTTCTCCTCCCTCCGTTTCTCCCTCTTCTTACTTCGCAATCCCAGCTGGGTTGAGCCCAGCTGAGCTTCTTGACTCTCCTGTCCTCCTAAGCACTTCAAAC ATTCTTCCATCTCCAACTACTGGAAGTTTTGCAGCTCAGGCCTTTTGGAAGGCCAATTCTGGAAACAACCAGCAGATTGTTAAACAGGAAAGCAAGAACTACTCAGATTTCTCTTTCCAAACACAAACAAGACCCCTCACTTCATCATCAACAATGTTTCAATCTTCTAACAGCACAATTCAAACT GCACAAGAACAGGCATGGAGTAACAGTTACTTTCAGGCACAAGAACCCCAAAAGCAAGATGATTTTTCCTCAGGGAAGAGTACGgtgaaacctgaatatggttCTGTGCAGAGCTTCTCATCTGGAATGGCCACCAATATCCAAAATAGTAGTCAGGCCAATGGTGGTTTCCAATCTGAGTATAGCAACTACAACCACCAACAATCTCAGACCTTGAGCAGGAAGTCAGATGATGGGTTCaattggagaaaatatggTCAAAAACAAGTGAAGGGAAGTGAAAATCCAAGGAGCTATTACAAGTGTACTTACCCCAATTGCCCAACTAAGAAGAAAGTAGAGAGGTCTTTGGATGGGCAAATCACTGAGATAGTTTACAAGGGCAACCATAACCATCCCAAGCCACAGAATACTAGAAGATCATCATCAAATTCTTCTCATGCAATTCAGGGTTCTAATCCCAACACCAACGAAATCCCAGATCAGTCTTTTGCCAATCATGGTAATTCACAAATGGATTCCATTGGAACTCCAGAAAATTCATCCATTTCGATGGGAGATGATGATTTTGAACAGAGTTCTCAGAAAAGCAAGTCAGGAGGAGGGGATGAATTTGATGAAGATGAACCTAATGCCAAAAGATG GAAAAAGGAAGTTGATAATGAAGGTATTTCAGCTCCTGGGAGCAGAACAGTGAGAGAGCCTAGAGTTGTAGTTCAAACAACCAGTGATATTGATATTCTAGATGATGGGTACAGATGGAGGAAGTACGGGCAGAAGGTGGTAAAGGGCAATCCAAATCCAAG GAGCTACTACAAGTGCACAAATCCAGGATGTCCAGTGAGAAAGCATGTTGAGAGAGCTTCTCATGATCTTAGAGCTGTGATCACAACCTATGAAGGAAAGCACAACCATGATGTTCCGGCAGCTCGTGGCAGCGGCAGCCATGCTTCTGTCAATAGGGCTCTaccaaacaacaacaacattaacaacaacaataacaatGTAGCCACAGCAATGAGGCCTGTGGCCCATCAAACTAACAACTTAAGGCAACAAACATCAGAAGGGCAACAAGCACCCTTTACCCTGGAGATGTTGCAGAGCCCCGGGAGTTTCGGATTTGCAGGATTTGATAACTCTATGGCGTCATACATGAACCAAGCGCAGCTCAATGAGAACATGTTTTCTAAAACCAAGGAGGAGCCAAGAGATGATGCATTTTTTGAATCATTGCTATgctga
- the LOC117631608 gene encoding uncharacterized protein LOC117631608 yields the protein MDPPTRKPNRLWNILIRILTFGVLVLAIRFAYVITLAGESCGYNDFCFFPDNLKLRFGGGEVLRVRGSPQPRVPELWTTKKWRRTVDYYSAIFQGLIADGFLSPNFKTLCVETLAGQDVLALQENGFVDSIGVSKKATPPLVVAGEAHRQPFDEATFDFEFSGLGRSGRPVDFSDELCRTLKPGGFFVAHIVAKDSYSFNSFLQLFNCCRLIRSREIDGLETTSVREVVMRKEAELSGGNSGYKCSVPGYKREIVRKAEALIEQEPLKPWIALKRNLKKVKYLTSMVDISYKQRYVYVDVGARSYGSSIGSWFKKQYPKQNISFEVYAIEADKAFHEEYRTKKGVSLLPYAAWVRNETLFFEITRDPSKKNVEKGRGMGRVQLVRPSSNYGDNVDKIEGFDFADWLKNTFSERDFVVVKMDVEGTEFHLIPRLIETGAICLIDEIFLECHYNRWQRCCPGQRSPKFKRTYGQCLDLFNKLRDTGVLVHQWW from the coding sequence ATGGATCCTCCCACACGGAAACCCAACCGCCTATGGAACATCCTCATACGAATCCTCACCTTCGGTGTCCTGGTCCTGGCCATCCGATTCGCTTACGTCATCACACTCGCCGGCGAGTCGTGCGGCTACAACGACTTCTGCTTCTTCCCCGACAACCTCAAACTCCGCTTCGGCGGCGGTGAGGTCTTACGTGTCCGTGGATCCCCCCAGCCACGCGTTCCTGAGCTCTGGACCACCAAGAAGTGGCGCAGAACAGTCGATTACTACTCGGCGATTTTCCAAGGCCTGATCGCCGATGGGTTTCTCTCGCCCAATTTCAAAACCCTCTGCGTCGAAACCCTAGCCGGCCAGGACGTCCTGGCACTTCAAGAAAACGGCTTCGTCGACTCGATTGGAGTCTCTAAGAAGGCTACTCCGCCGTTGGTCGTTGCCGGCGAGGCCCACCGCCAGCCGTTTGATGAAGCCACGTTCGATTTTGAGTTCTCGGGTCTGGGCCGGTCGGGTCGACCCGTGGATTTTTCTGATGAGCTCTGTCGGACTCTGAAACCGGGCGGGTTCTTCGTGGCTCACATTGTGGCTAAAGATTCGTACAGCTTCAATTCTTTTCTCCAATTGTTCAATTGCTGTAGACTCATTCGGTCGCGCGAGATCGACGGCCTGGAAACGACGTCGGTTCGCGAGGTTGTGATGAGGAAAGAGGCTGAATTATCTGGTGGCAATTCTGGTTATAAATGCTCGGTTCCAGGGTATAAGCGGGAAATAGTGAGAAAGGCAGAGGCTTTGATAGAGCAAGAGCCACTGAAACCTTGGATTGCATTGAAAAGGAACTTGAAGAAGGTAAAGTACTTAACTTCAATGGTGGACATTAGCTATAAGCAGAGGTACGTTTATGTTGATGTAGGGGCTCGTAGCTATGGGTCTAGTATAGGAAGTTGGTTCAAGAAACAGTACCCAAAACAGAACATTAGCTTTGAGGTGTATGCAATTGAGGCTGATAAGGCATTTCACGAAGAGTATAGAACAAAGAAAGGGGTGTCTCTTTTGCCTTATGCGGCGTGGGTGAGGAATGAGACCTTGTTCTTTGAGATCACAAGAGACCCAAGTAAGAAAAATGTGGAAAAAGGTAGAGGAATGGGGAGGGTTCAACTGGTGAGGCCTTCGTCGAATTATGGGGATAATGTGGATAAGATTGAGGGGTTTGATTTCGCGGATTGGTTGAAGAACACGTTTTCGGAGAGAGATTTTGTGGTGGTGAAGATGGATGTGGAAGGGACTGAGTTTCATTTGATTCCCAGGTTGATTGAGACTGGTGCCATTTGTTTGATTGATGAGATTTTTCTTGAGTGCCATTACAATAGATGGCAGAGATGTTGTCCGGGTCAGAGGAGCCCCAAGTTCAAGAGGACGTATGGTCAATGCTTGGACCTGTTCAATAAGCTCAGAGACACTGGAGTTCTTGTACATCAATGGTGGTGA
- the LOC117631678 gene encoding cation/H(+) antiporter 14-like: MSMGTVTGPYTEEFLVCQSIHKICPRSLWHDIHIFDYALPVLLVQTILIFFVSRFIYFVLRPVQQSMMMAQLLAGIIIGPTILGRYVTFMRYLFPPEGRVTLQIFANLGFMLHFFILGVQLNANLLKKVGTNAALIGSLAFAMPYVIGGLSYLTMRSLMPMDQTLRTGLVVVVTANSLSSFPVIISLLSELNILNSELGHLAIYTSMVSDLCCVCMATTLTTVGAFREHSKWNSLSSMFWMVFFFVVVLFVLRPFILWLTKKTPEGQQLEEFHFFVILVLVFGCAFCSQYLGRQSAFGPLLLGIVLPEGPPIATTVVKKLDTITNGLFIPVFFAISGLTTDLMAFRGRRALAITELVIIMGYVGKFVGTLLPALYFGVPFRDATSLALIMCCKGITDVAIYNAWRDGKIMDDLCFGLLLITMLIVTGIARIMVGRLYDPSRRYTAYGRRTILNSSNNSRLRILVCIQNEEHVPSLINLLEASNPTRFNPITVFVLQLSELTGHAVASLVPHYHLKKVTSQATSSEHIVNAFNRYEQRQQGSALVQHFNAIAPYSSMHDDVCSLALDKSTTIVILPYHKQWTIFGSVGATNRSIKYVNGKIMNKAPCSVGFLIDRGQLRGNPSVVIGKTFYRIALLFFGGVDDLEALAYGRRMAEHPNISFTLVRFKHEKVPTKKGEVNPEHELLREYTIRAAMSKEKNQYREETVKDGSETTQIIRSMEDGFDLVIVGCHHDPESPLLLGLMNADWVECPELGVIGDILAATDFTFSVLVVQQQPPTSTCSRSVQSRVFPASFDDEGDCPPPHSTNPISSDESKRCPV; this comes from the exons ATGAGTATGGGAACCGTCACTGGGCCATACACCGAAGAATTTTTGGTGTGCCAATCTATCCACAAAATATGCCCCAGAAGTTTATGGCATGACATCCATATTTTTGATTATGCCTTACCTGTTCTATTGGTCCAGACCattctaattttctttgtttcaagaTTTATCTACTTTGTATTGAGGCCTGTTCAACAAAGTATGATGATGGCACAACTTTTG GCTGGTATTATAATAGGTCCCACCATTCTAGGGCGGTATGTGACGTTTATGCGTTACTTGTTCCCTCCAGAAGGCAGAGTGACTCTTCAAATATTTGCAAATTTGGGTTTCATGCTTCACTTCTTCATACTAGGAGTTCAGTTAAATGCAAACTTACTGAAAAAGGTAGGAACTAATGCTGCACTAATAGGGAGCCTGGCTTTTGCTATGCCTTATGTTATTGGTGGCTTGTCCTACTTGACCATGCGCTCCCTAATGCCTATGGACCAGACATTAAGAACTGGCCTTGTAGTGGTAGTGACAGCGAATTccctttcttcctttcctgTTATTATCAGCCTCCTTTCTGAGTTAAATATTCTCAATTCGGAACTGGGACACTTAGCCATCTACACCTCGATGGTCAGTGATTTGTGCTGCGTGTGTATGGCTACAACTTTGACAACAGTTGGTGCGTTCCGCGAACACTCCAAATGGAATTCGTTATCATCTATGTTCTGGATggtcttcttttttgttgttgttctttttgttttgcggCCTTTCATACTATGGTTAACCAAAAAAACCCCAGAAGGACAACAGTTGGAGGAGTTTCACTTCTTTGTCATTCTTGTACTTGTCTTTGGGTGTGCCTTCTGTAGCCAGTATCTTGGCCGGCAATCTGCATTTGGCCCTTTATTGTTGGGCATTGTCTTGCCTGAAGGACCACCGATAGCGACAACCGTGGTAAAGAAGCTCGACACCATCACAAATGGGCTGTTCATTCCCGTTTTCTTTGCGATTAGTGGCTTGACTACAGACTTGATGGCCTTCCGAGGACGGAGAGCTTTGGCCATAACCGAGTTAGTCATCATTATGGGATATGTAGGGAAGTTCGTGGGCACACTTCTGCCTGCACTTTATTTCGGAGTTCCTTTCCGGGATGCTACATCTCTTGCTCTAATCATGTGTTGCAAAGGCATCACCGATGTTGCTATATATAATGCATGGAGGGACGGCAAG ATCATGGATGACCTTTGTTTTGGCcttctcttaattacaatGCTGATTGTAACCGGCATTGCCAGAATTATGGTAGGTCGTCTCTACGATCCATCGAGGAGGTACACAGCCTACGGGAGAAGGACCATTCTCAACTCTAGCAACAACAGCAGGCTCCGGATTTTGGTCTGTATCCAAAACGAAGAACATGTCCCGAGCCTCATAAACCTCCTTGAAGCCTCTAATCCCACGAGGTTCAATCCCATTACAGTCTTCGTTCTACAATTGAGTGAACTCACTGGCCATGCAGTCGCTTCGCTTGTTCCCCACTACCATCTGAAGAAAGTTACATCTCAGGCCACCAGTTCTGAACACATTGTCAACGCCTTCAACAGATATGAGCAGCGCCAACAAGGGAGTGCTCTGGTGCAGCACTTCAACGCAATTGCGCCGTATTCAAGTATGCATGACGACGTATGCAGTTTGGCACTGGACAAGAGTACCACCATTGTAATCCTTCCTTACCACAAGCAATGGACAATATTTGGATCAGTGGGAGCAACAAACCGTTCTATTAAATATGTCAACGGCAAGATCATGAACAAGGCTCCTTGCTCTGTTGGCTTCCTGATTGACCGTGGCCAACTACGTGGTAACCCCTCTGTCGTAATAGGGAAGACATTTTATCGAATCGCCTTACTCTTCTTTGGCGGTGTGGATGATTTGGAGGCACTTGCCTATGGCAGACGCATGGCTGAGCATCCGAATATCAGCTTCACACTGGTTCGATTCAAACACGAAAAAGTGCCCACCAAAAAGGGGGAGGTTAATCCTGAACACGAACTGTTACGTGAGTACACGATCCGAGCAGCAATGAGCAAGGAGAAAAACCAGTACAGAGAGGAGACTGTGAAAGACGGGTCTGAAACTACGCAGATAATACGTTCTATGGAGGatggttttgatttggtgaTTGTGGGTTGCCACCATGATCCAGAGTCACCACTTTTATTAGGCCTAATGAATGCAGATTGGGTGGAGTGCCCTGAGCTTGGGGTCATCGGAGACATTCTAGCCGCTACAGATTTTACATTTTCAGTTTTGGTGGTGCAGCAACAGCCACCAACATCCACTTGCAGCAGATCAGTACAATCGCGTGTCTTTCCTGCTTCCTTTGATGATGAAGGAGATTGTCCACCACCTCACTCTACAAATCCAATAAGTAGTGATGAGTCAAAAAGATGCCCAGTCTAG
- the LOC117629732 gene encoding uncharacterized protein LOC117629732, whose protein sequence is MASGNLTLTLKNMTQCVEFPPHVHSAGIFSYKTSAGIPYTLPNLEMQMTGIILGPTLLGHFKFFGQYLFNVNSQEILGVLAEFGYGFFMFVIGVKMDLGMINRTGQKAMCVGVACVVVPLVVGMLVQTKLTSSFFNLTEQEMFRLPFVNVINCMTPFPVVALLLEELKILNSEIGRLGMSAALVSDIFSGFLQFVGKMVKMIKENSREDTITMVGASIGYIIVVVALLRPAMYWVIKQTPENRPVKKTYVNIIIMLMLTSGVLSHMYGQGFHFGPYIFGLAVPAGPPLGSAIEEKLNLFVSDVLLPIFVTACSMRTDFWSLKYLSTDAYTQVNGILFVVVLVTKFFASIVPPLYCRMPFSDALSIALILSCKGIVNLSAYTDYRDNLTISDPSFALAITSVLVTATFVPIAVKYLYDPSRKYAGYQRRNMMHLKPNAELKILSCIHRSANMPAVINLLDAACPSRENPIAVYVLHLIELVGRASPVFISHQMQRKSSSNVSYSDNVILYFNHFVRENLGAVSLSTFTSISAPKYMHEDICTVALDKLVSLIVLPFHRRWSVDGSVESEDNNTRILNCSVLDRAPCSVGILVDRGHLGQSSIVAPGSSFSVAIIFLGGKDDREALAFVKRMTNDSTISLTVIRLVASADEVDGSKWDNVLDAEELKGFRYNDVREGFVIYLEEVVEDGPQTALFLRSIVDDYDLIIVGRRFNVNSPQTSGLSEWSEFPELGTIGDLLASPDITCRASILVVQQQKMTGLILGPTFIGKLPVLKQYLFNLQSQEILGVLSEFGYGLFMFLIGVKMDLGMINRTGQKALCSGIACVLVPLVVGLLVQTKLTSSYFKLTADEMFKLPFMTATHCLTPFPVVACLLEDLKILNSEIGRLGMSAALVSDMFSVFLLFLGTLAKMVEESSARRSMLGIGSSIGYIIVVVAILRPAMYWVIRQTPENRPVKKTYLNIIIIVVLSSGVLSHMYGQGFHFGPFILGLAVPAGPPLGSAIEANLGLFVSDVLLPIFVTISSIRTDFLSLKYFKTDAFTQVNGILILVALVAKFLASIAAPLYCNMAFSDALAIAFILSCKGIVNLAAYTNFRDNQTINDPTFVLAITSVLVTATVAPIAVNFLYDPSRKYAGYQRRNMMHLKPNAELKILACIHRSTNMPAVINLLDAACPSIEHPIGVYVLHLIELVGRASPIFISHELQKKTVSNVSYSDNVILYFNQFVRENLGAVSLSLFTTISAPKYMHEDICTLALDKVVSLVVLPFHRTWSIDGSVESEDNNIRTLNCSVLDRAPCSVGILVDRGYLGRSTSIVAPQSSFYVAIVFLGGKDDREALAFAKRMAKDPTISLTVIRLVSTTNEGVDSDWDSVLDAEELKCFRYNDVDERYLLYMEEAVKDGPQTTFLLRSIADKYDLIIVGRRYEVQSSQTVGLSEWSQFPELGTIGDLLASPDFNCRASILVVQQQRMMRQ, encoded by the exons ATGGCGTCGGGCAACCTAACTTTAACGCTCAAGAACATGACTCAGTGTGTTGAGTTCCCTCCTCACGTACATTCGGCGGGCATTTTCAGCTACAAAACATCTGCCGGGATACCGTATACCCTTCCTAATCTGGAGATGCAGATG ACAGGCATAATCCTCGGCCCTACACTGCTTGGACACTTCAAATTTTTCGGGCAATACCTGTTTAATGTAAACAGTCAAGAAATACTTGGTGTGCTGGCTGAGTTTGGTTATGGATTCTTTATGTTTGTCATTGGGGTGAAAATGGATTTGGGAATGATCAACAGGACAGGGCAAAAGGCCATGTGCGTCGGTGTGGCATGCGTTGTGGTGCCTTTGGTAGTCGGTATGCTTGTTCAAACCAAGCTcacctcttctttcttcaacCTAACCGAACAAGAAATGTTCAGGCTTCCATTTGTGAATGTGATAAATTGTATGACTCCGTTTCCGGTTGTTGCTCTTCTCCTTGAGGAGCTGAAGATCTTGAATTCGGAGATAGGGAGATTAGGCATGTCTGCAGCACTGGTCAGTGACATATTTAGTGGGTTCCTGCAATTTGTGGGCAAGATGGTTAAAATGATAAAAGAGAACAGTAGAGAGGATACTATAACGATGGTGGGGGCAAGCATTGGCTATATCATCGTTGTTGTGGCCTTACTCAGACCGGCAATGTATTGGGTGATCAAGCAGACTCCAGAAAACAGGCCTGTCAAGAAAACCTATgtcaacatcatcatcatgctTATGCTTACATCCGGGGTGCTTTCGCATATGTATGGTCAAGGTtttcattttggtccctaTATATTTGGTTTGGCTGTCCCAGCCGGACCACCATTGGGATCAGCTATTGAAGAGAAGCTCAATTTGTTCGTTTCGGATGTGCTTCTGCCCATCTTCGTGACTGCATGTTCCATGAGGACAGATTTTTGGTCACTGAAATATTTAAGCACCGACGCTTACACCCAAGTCAATGGAATCCTCTTTGTCGTCGTTCTTGTGACCAAATTCTTTGCCTCCATTGTTCCTCCATTGTATTGCCGCATGCCCTTCAGTGATGCATTATCAATTGCTCTCATTTTGAGTTGCAAAGGCATCGTCAACCTTTCCGCCTATACTGACTACAGAGACAATCTG ACCATCTCAGATCCATCATTTGCTTTGGCAATTACTAGCGTTTTAGTGACTGCAACTTTTGTACCGATTGCGGTGAAGTACCTCTATGATCCTTCAAGGAAATATGCAGGCTACCAGAGAAGGAATATGATGCATTTGAAACCCAATGCTGAGCTCAAAATTCTTTCATGCATTCATAGGTCAGCCAACATGCCTGCAGTCATCAATCTACTTGATGCAGCGTGTCCATCTAGAGAGAACCCCATTGCTGTCTATGTTCTTCACCTCATTGAATTAGTTGGCAGAGCCTCCCCTGTTTTTATCTCCCATCAAATGCAGAGAAAATCTTCTTCCAATGTTTCATACTCAGACAATGTCATTCTCTACTTCAATCACTTTGTTAGAGAAAATCTAGGGGCTGTATCTCTAAGCACCTTCACATCAATCTCTGCCCCAAAATACATGCATGAAGACATATGCACCGTTGCATTGGACAAGCTTGTGTCCCTAATCGTGCTCCCATTTCACCGGAGATGGTCTGTTGACGGTTCTGTGGAGTCAGAAGACAACAACACCAGGATCCTAAATTGTAGTGTCCTAGATAGAGCCCCATGCTCTGTTGGAATCCTTGTTGACCGCGGCCATTTAGGCCAGTCCTCCATTGTAGCACCCGGGTCATCCTTCTCTGTGGCTATAATCTTCTTGGGAGGTAAAGATGATAGGGAGGCACTAGCATTTGTGAAAAGAATGACCAACGACTCGACGATTAGCCTAACTGTGATCCGGCTTGTTGCCTCGGCTGATGAAGTTGATGGTTCGAAATGGGATAATGTACTTGATGCAGAGGAATTAAAGGGTTTTCGATATAATGATGTGCGGGAGGGGTTTGTGATATACTTGGAGGAAGTTGTAGAAGATGGACCTCAGACGGCTTTATTTCTTCGGTCTATTGTGGATGACTATGACCTAATTATAGTAGGGAGAAGGTTTAATGTGAATTCTCCTCAGACATCAGGGCTTTCAGAATGGAGTGAATTTCCAGAGCTAGGGACTATAGGGGACTTGCTTGCCTCACCAGATATCACTTGCAGAGCTTCTATTCTAGTGGTACAGCAGCAAAAGATG ACAGGCCTAATCCTCGGCCCTACATTCATTGGGAAACTACCAGTATTGAAGCAATACCTGTTTAATCTACAGAGCCAAGAAATACTTGGTGTGCTTTCGGAGTTTGGCTATGGACTCTTTATGTTTCTCATTGGAGTGAAAATGGAtttgggaatgataaacaggacAGGGCAAAAGGCCCTGTGCAGCGGTATTGCATGCGTCCTCGTTCCTTTGGTAGTCGGTTTGCTTGTCCAAACCAAGCTCACCTCTTCTTACTTTAAACTAACCGCCGACGAAATGTTCAAGCTTCCATTTATGACTGCAACACATTGTTTGACTCCGTTTCCAGTTGTTGCTTGCCTTCTTGAGGACCTCAAGATCTTGAATTCAGAGATTGGGAGATTAGGCATGTCTGCAGCATTGGTCAGTGACATGTTTAGTGTGTTTCTGCTATTTCTTGGCACATTAGCTAAAATGGTAGAAGAGAGTTCTGCACGGAGGTCTATGTTGGGCATAGGATCCAGCATTGGCTATATCATCGTTGTTGTGGCCATACTCAGACCGGCAATGTATTGGGTGATTAGGCAGACCCCTGAAAACAGGCCTGTCAAGAAAACCTAtctcaatatcatcatcatcgttGTGCTTTCATCTGGGGTGCTTTCGCATATGTATGGCCAAGGTTTTCATTTTGGTCCCTTTATACTTGGTTTGGCCGTCCCAGCCGGACCACCATTGGGATCAGCCATTGAAGCCAACCTCGGTTTGTTCGTCTCTGATGTGCTTCTGCCCATCTTTGTGACTATAAGTTCCATAAGGACAGACTTTTTGTCgcttaaatattttaaaactgACGCATTCACGCAAGTCAATGGAATCCTCATCCTCGTCGCTCTTGTGGCCAAATTCTTAGCCTCCATTGCTGCTCCATTGTACTGCAACATGGCCTTCAGTGATGCATTGGCAATTGCTTTCATTTTGAGTTGCAAAGGCATTGTCAACCTTGCCGCCTATACCAATTTCAGAGACAATCAG ACCATCAATGACCCAACATTTGTTTTGGCAATTACTAGCGTATTAGTGACTGCAACTGTTGCACCGATCGCGGTGAATTTCCTATATGACCCTTCAAGGAAGTACGCAGGCTACCAGAGAAGGAATATGATGCATTTGAAACCCAATGCTGAACTCAAAATACTTGCCTGCATTCATAGGTCCACTAACATGCCTGCAGTCATCAATCTACTTGATGCAGCATGTCCATCTATAGAGCACCCCATTGGTGTTTATGTTCTTCACCTTATTGAATTAGTTGGCAGGGCCTCCCCTATTTTCATCTCCCACGAATTGCAGAAAAAAACTGTCTCCAATGTTTCATACTCAGACAATGTCATTCTTTACTTCAATCAGTTTGTAAGGGAAAATCTAGGGGCTGTTTCTCTAAGCCTGTTCACAACAATCTCTGCACCAAAATACATGCATGAAGACATATGCACCCTTGCATTGGACAAGGTTGTATCCTTAGTCGTGCTCCCATTTCACCGGACATGGTCTATTGACGGGTCAGTGGAGTCAGAAGACAACAACATCAGGACCCTAAATTGTAGTGTCCTAGATAGAGCCCCATGCTCTGTTGGAATTCTTGTAGACCGCGGCTATTTAGGCCGGTCCACCTCCATTGTAGCACCTCagtcatcattttatgtgGCTATAGTCTTCTTGGGAGGTAAAGATGACAGGGAGGCATTAGCATTTGCCAAAAGAATGGCCAAGGACCCAACGATTAGCCTAACTGTGATTCGGCTTGTTTCCACGACTAATGAAGGTGTTGACTCGGATTGGGATAGTGTACTTGATGCAGAGGAGTTGAAGTGTTTTAGATATAATGATGTGGATGAGCGGTATCTGCTGTACATGGAGGAAGCTGTGAAAGATGGGCCTCAGACAACTTTTTTACTGCGGTCTATTGCGGATAAGTATGACCTTATTATAGTAGGGAGAAGGTATGAGGTACAGTCCTCTCAGACAGTAGGGCTTTCAGAATGGAGTCAATTTCCAGAGCTAGGGACTATAGGGGATTTGCTTGCATCTCCAGATTTCAATTGTAGAGCTTCTATTCTGGTGGTACAACAGCAAAGGATGATGAGACAATAA
- the LOC117629733 gene encoding uncharacterized protein LOC117629733, with translation MEFDRVNSSPFTKEVEQATPQKQFTTPSITSFNGDSDPKSHWKYFKSTMILYKANDAVMCKVFLMTMHGAAHDWFHTLSSTSISSFKEFALIFTKKYTSYWTVRKHPNHIFNLHKKPNESIQDYLKRFKAQKPNIVGCDDRIGSLTFKKGLLAEYELYREQTITLSQTLIEVFMTAGHYAF, from the coding sequence ATGGAATTTGATCGAGTCAACTCATCGCCCTTTACTAAAGAGGTGGAGCAGGCTACACCTCAGAAGCAGTTCACGACGCCATCCATCACATCATTCAATGGGGACTCTGACCCCAAGAGCCATTGGAAGTACTTCAAGAGCACCATGATCTTGTACAAGGCAAACGACGCCGTGATGTGCAAGGTATTCCTAATGACCATGCATGGAGCAGCTCATGACTGGTTTCATACTCTATCGTCCACATCGATCAGCAGTTTCAAGGAATTTGCCCTCATTTTCACAAAGAAGTACACTTCCTACTGGACGGTCAGAAAACACCCAAACCACATCTTTAACCTACACAAGAAACCAAACGAGTCTATTCAAGACTACCTCAAAAGATTCAAGGCTCAAAAGCCGAACATTGTAGGATGCGATGATAGAATTGGATCCTTGACTTTCAAGAAGGGCTTGCTAGCCGAGTACGAGCTATACCGTGAGCAAACAATCACTCTGAGCCAAACCCTGATAGAAGTCTTCATGACGGCAGGGCACTACGCATTCTAG